TTTTTGTATATACTACTGTAATATACAAAAATATCTATGAATGTATCTGGCTTTTGTCATTAGGTTAATTATAACATTGTTCAAAGCAGTTTAATTCTATATCATATCTCAAGGAAAACATCCCCATGTAAAATCATGTGCCTATTATACATCAATGTGCCCACCCAGAATATTTCTTCTGGCAATTTTGTGGAGAATTAATTTCAAATTGATAACTATTTATTGCAAATTACTAGTtatatttgttgaccagaccacacactagaaagtgaagggacaatgatgtttcggtccgtcctggaccattctcaagttggtcCAGGACAATGAGACTATACTAGTATAGTCGTATACTAGTTATATTAATTTGTTGGATTGTCACTtgcaaatattatacccatttcaTCAAGTAAAGGATTTAAACTTTATTTGTATTTGGTTTTAATTCTACAGGCTGTACTACCTTCAATATTCAACTCCATCTTTCTGGCTTTTATTACATTTTAACTACCTCATAAGCTTCCATGACTTTCTTTGTGCAATTTATCAAAGAATATGAGATTCAAAACTTTCCTGAGACCACGGCTCAGGTAAGTGTTAACTAATCTCCTTTTTACTTAACACATGCATACAAAAAATTCTGCAAGTTAGCATTAGAAACTAACCTGTGGTTGATCGTCTGTtggaggtggtggcggtgcagcagcactagcagctgCATCAGTAGAACTGGCAGCAGCTGCATCGTCTCCACCAGCAGGTGGCTGAGCATCTCGGGGTGCTCCGGTACCACCCCGTCGTTCCTCTTGGTCCAAGCCTTCCAGGTAGGGATTTACATCATCATCATCGTATATACTTAGGTCCTCATCTTTACCCACCACTGCTATGCTGCAGTTCTGGAAAAAGGGTACTGTAATtcatttatgttcaaatagcacaTAATGATCTATAAAAAAAATTGCATTAATGAATGTAAACAATTTATTAGATGAATAGTAATGAAGTAAAGTTAATCCTTTAACTAAAAGTTAATAACTCAAATACTGTGTTTAAAAAATGCAGCCATTGCTCAAGATTAAACGTTTTTCataaacaagaaaaacaaaatagCTTTTCAGAGATTATCTAATTTCAATAATTTTTACAATTTGTATAATACCAAAATATGCACCTGATTATATTTCTTTTCTCATTGATTAAGCACAAACATGTATTTTCTCTTTTTATTTGGCCTCCAAATTAAACATAAAAAATTTAATACAAATATAAAGTACCATTAAATTACCTGATTAATGAAAAGTAAATCTGTGATAATATATGCTAAGTATTATGAGTCATTTAATGCATTCAGGTTTACAAGATTTCTACTAAAAATAAAATTAGAATAACTGCAATATTTAAGACCACACGATAATAGTTACCTTATTGGTGAGTTCCACATCATTGGGAAGAGTATCCCTGAGAGCCCGTAGTGCATGACGAATAAGCTCTTCGCGTGCAGAATTGCGAAACTCTTCAAGATGGCGTTCAAGGTAGGTGCGAGCGCTCTGGGAACGCGCACCTATTGCCATAGCTTGACAGTCATAGTAGTTAGCAGAAGGGCAGGTCTGGTAAATATGGGGACCATCTTCCTGCAATTTATTCATCGTTACAGATGCTATCTTAATCCTACTTCTTGCTGCTCTTTATGCTATATTATTTTCCTTTGTCcagctacatagtcttcccagcttggtgcctacttttgataattaattactaaATCTAATTTGCCCACCAAATGTGATGTGAGAAAGCCCCTTTAAAATTATTTTTATGTATAGAATATCAAGAGTTTCACATACAAATACTATGAACTTTAATGTTAAGAACTATCATTACTGGAATTCTTGGCCTGGATGAATTCTGGAATTCATTAGTCTTCTTACTGAAGAGCTCACACCATGCAAAAGCTTATTGGTAACAATATCTGGCCAAATACAATATGTGCAATAGTATTCTAACAGTTTCATAAAACTAGGTGAAAAGTACTACAATACTTGTGAATTGCCCCCAAAAAAGTTGGTATTTTAATTTCACTCAATCCTATCCAGAGCCACTTTCTGCGTGCTATTATTGGCATACCTAATTTTCTCACCAATACCATAACCACAAAAGAATAATGAAAGTAATATTCACAGGGCAATAATTAATACCCAGATATGTTTGGATTGTACAAAGTTGACCAAAAGGTACCCCTTAGCCAGCATATTTTATGATACAAATAAGAATCAATATAATGAGTTAAGGTTATAAGATTTCTGTGATCAGTTGCAAAAGAAAGAACAAGACTCACGGTGAGGGGAGTGCACATATTTGTTGGAATGCAATACAATGCTGAAGGACAAACAAattcaacaattatttaattataacACTTACTTTTCCCAAGTGGATAAGAAATAAAATATGCATTAACACTTGTTTTTTTTCTCAATAGCAAAGTTTAGATGCAATGGAAATCTTTTAGGCACATTCTCTTTAAGCGGGACAATGCTACACTTTACAATTATTGCATTCTTAAGTTATGAAGCTATCTCGAAGATATTACGAAGCATTACAGAACAAATACTATATTAAACCAGCAGTACCAAATGAATCTATGCCAATCTggggaaaattcactatttaatttTCAAGAAAACTAGTATATCGTCTGAATCCTGGAAAGGATAAATATAATGTGAATCTAAAGACTGATATACTTACATCAAATCCTGCTAATAAAAGACCCACACCATATGGCCTCTTGTCGTAGCGCTGAGTAGCAATCTGCATTTTAGCACCAACACGCTCCATCAGTTTGTTTAAAGATAAAGCCTGGTTATGAGCAAAGTGCTCATTCAGGCACTCTGTCCTCATAAATCGTGATAAGACACGAGCGTCAGCAGTCAGCCCTGCAGTCACAAATAATAATCAGCAACAGAAATATTCAGCAACCTGTGTCTTTTCCAGGAAAACAAATTAACTTTTATTTTTAATTGTATACCTATCCCATATGTTTAACAAATGAAAAACAGCATATCAAAATTAACAAATAACACAAAAACAGATCCAAAATTTTAattcaaaataatttttttttaatttatgcaTTTATGTGAAAAAATAATTTACCATAATTTCAGGTTTGTTTCTTACCGATAATGAAACCAAATACTGTACAGAAAAAAAatctacatatttacacactta
This genomic stretch from Procambarus clarkii isolate CNS0578487 chromosome 5, FALCON_Pclarkii_2.0, whole genome shotgun sequence harbors:
- the LOC123761990 gene encoding proteasome subunit alpha type-1 isoform X2, translated to MEAVKQGSATVGVKSSSHAVLVALKRASSELAAHQKKIMPIDKHIAVSISGLTADARVLSRFMRTECLNEHFAHNQALSLNKLMERVGAKMQIATQRYDKRPYGVGLLLAGFDEDGPHIYQTCPSANYYDCQAMAIGARSQSARTYLERHLEEFRNSAREELIRHALRALRDTLPNDVELTNKNCSIAVVGKDEDLSIYDDDDVNPYLEGLDQEERRGGTGAPRDAQPPAGGDDAAAASSTDAAASAAAPPPPPTDDQPQDSMDTD
- the LOC123761990 gene encoding proteasome subunit alpha type-1 isoform X1; the protein is MFRNQYDNDVTVWSPQGRLHQVEYAMEAVKQGSATVGVKSSSHAVLVALKRASSELAAHQKKIMPIDKHIAVSISGLTADARVLSRFMRTECLNEHFAHNQALSLNKLMERVGAKMQIATQRYDKRPYGVGLLLAGFDEDGPHIYQTCPSANYYDCQAMAIGARSQSARTYLERHLEEFRNSAREELIRHALRALRDTLPNDVELTNKNCSIAVVGKDEDLSIYDDDDVNPYLEGLDQEERRGGTGAPRDAQPPAGGDDAAAASSTDAAASAAAPPPPPTDDQPQDSMDTD